Proteins encoded in a region of the Phaenicophaeus curvirostris isolate KB17595 chromosome 1, BPBGC_Pcur_1.0, whole genome shotgun sequence genome:
- the LOC138716712 gene encoding trypsin I-P1-like codes for MKFFLFVTFVGVAVAFPINDDDDKIVGGYTCAENSIPYQVSLNSGYHFCGGSLINSQWVLSAAHCYKFRMQVQLGKHNLALTESTQQLISSAKVIRYPGYNSASLDNDIMLIKLAQPAQLSRAIQTVSLPTSCVAAGTTCLISGWGNTLSNGNLYPDTLQCLEAPVLSSSECSSAYPGKITDNMICVGFLEGGKDSCQGDSGGPVVCNGQLQGIVSWGIGCAKKGYPGVYTKVCNYVSWIEETISSN; via the exons ATGAAGTTCTTCCTGTTTGTCACCTTTGTTGGCGTGGCTG TTGCCTTCCCCATCAACGATGACGATGACAAGATCGTGGGAGGCTACACCTGTGCAGAAAACTCCATCCCTTACCAGGTGTCCCTGAATTCTGGGTATCACTTCTGTGGAGGTTCCCTCATCAACAGCCAGTGGGTCCTGTCGGCTGCTCACTGCTACAAGTT ccGCATGCAAGTGCAGCTCGGGAAACACAACCTGGCACTTACAGAATCCACGCAGCAGCTTATCAGTTCAGCTAAAGTCATCCGCTACCCTGGCTACAACTCTGCATCGCTGGACAATGATATTATGCTCATCAAGCTTGCCCaaccagcccagctcagccGAGCCATCCAAACAGTTTCTCTGCCTACCAGCTGTGTGGCTGCAGGCACCACTTGCCTAATCTCTGGCTGGGGCAACACACTCAGCAACGGCA ACCTATATCCAGACACCCTGCAGTGCTTGGAGGCTCCTGTACTCTCCTCAAGTGAGTGCAGCAGTGCTTACCCTGGGAAAATTACTGACAACATGATCTGCGTAGGATTCCTCGAGGGAGGGAAAGACTCCTGCCAG GGGGATTCCGGTGGTCCAGTAGTCTGCAATGGGCAGCTCCAGGGCATTGTTTCTTGGGGTATTGGATGTGCAAAGAAAGGCTATCCTGGAGTTTACACTAAGGTTTGCAATTATGTCTCCTGGATCGAAGAAACCatctcttccaactga